In a genomic window of Oncorhynchus keta strain PuntledgeMale-10-30-2019 chromosome 28, Oket_V2, whole genome shotgun sequence:
- the LOC127912978 gene encoding uncharacterized protein LOC127912978, producing the protein MYCHHLLSTNHVNAELYRVLQAVRALRIVKTFERHTAMQYEARFGRCKPLVAFHTKPLEAFHTKPLEAFHTKPLVAFHTKPLVAFHTKPLVAFHTKPLVAFHTKPLVAFHTKPLVAFHTKPLVAFHTKPLEAFHTKPLVAFHTKPLVAFHTKPLEAFHTKPLVAFHTKPLVAFHTKPLVAFHTKPLVAFHTKPLEAFHTKPLEAFHTKPLVAFHTKPLEAFHTKPLEAFHTKPLEAFHTKPLEAFHTKPLVAFHTKPLEAFHTKPLEAFHTKPLEAFHTKPLEAFHTKPLEAFHTKPLEAFHTKPLEAFHTKPLEAFHTKPLEAFHTKPLEAFHTKPLEAFHTKPLEAFHTKPLEAFHTKPLEAFHTKPPTNFSD; encoded by the coding sequence atgtaCTGCCACCACCtactgtcaaccaatcatgtcaatgcagagCTATACAGAGTCCTCCAAGCTGTCCGAGCCCTCCGCATTGTTAAAACATTTGAGAGGCACACGGCGATGCAGTACGAAGCTCGATTTGGCCGTTGCAAGCCTCTGGTGGCCTTCCATACGAAGCCTCTGGAGGCCTTCCATACGAAGCCTCTGGAGGCCTTCCATACGAAGCCTCTGGTGGCCTTCCATACGAAGCCTCTGGTGGCCTTCCATACGAAGCCTCTGGTGGCCTTCCATACGAAGCCTCTGGTGGCCTTCCATACGAAGCCTCTGGTGGCCTTCCATACGAAGCCTCTGGTGGCCTTCCATACGAAGCCTCTGGTGGCCTTCCATACGAAGCCTCTGGAGGCCTTCCATACGAAGCCTCTGGTGGCCTTCCATACGAAGCCTCTGGTGGCCTTCCATACGAAGCCTCTGGAGGCCTTCCATACGAAGCCTCTGGTGGCCTTCCATACGAAGCCTCTGGTGGCCTTCCATACGAAGCCTCTGGTGGCCTTCCATACGAAGCCTCTGGTGGCCTTCCATACGAAGCCTCTGGAGGCCTTCCATACGAAGCCTCTGGAGGCCTTCCATACGAAGCCTCTGGTGGCCTTCCATACGAAGCCTCTGGAGGCCTTCCATACGAAGCCTCTGGAGGCCTTCCATACGAAGCCTCTGGAGGCCTTCCATACGAAGCCTCTGGAGGCCTTCCATACGAAGCCTCTGGTGGCCTTCCATACGAAGCCTCTGGAGGCCTTCCATACGAAGCCTCTGGAGGCCTTCCATACGAAGCCTCTGGAGGCCTTCCATACGAAGCCTCTGGAGGCCTTCCATACGAAGCCTCTGGAGGCCTTCCATACGAAGCCTCTGGAGGCCTTCCATACGAAGCCTCTGGAGGCCTTCCATACGAAGCCTCTGGAGGCCTTCCATACGAAGCCTCTGGAGGCCTTCCATACGAAGCCTCTGGAGGCCTTCCATACGAAGCCTCTGGAGGCCTTCCATACGAAGCCTCTGGAGGCCTTCCATACGAAGCCTCTGGAGGCCTTCCATACGAAGCCTCTGGAGGCCTTCCATACGAAGCCTCCAACCAACTTTTCAGATTAA